One segment of Gammaproteobacteria bacterium DNA contains the following:
- a CDS encoding elongation factor Tu, whose protein sequence is KMIVTLIAPIAMEEGLRFAIREGGRTVGAGVVSKVLE, encoded by the coding sequence CAAGATGATTGTGACATTGATTGCACCGATTGCGATGGAAGAAGGCTTGCGCTTTGCGATTCGCGAAGGTGGTCGCACTGTCGGTGCTGGCGTTGTTTCCAAGGTGCTTGAGTAA